A region of Saccopteryx leptura isolate mSacLep1 chromosome X, mSacLep1_pri_phased_curated, whole genome shotgun sequence DNA encodes the following proteins:
- the LOC136385931 gene encoding protein EOLA1-like, translated as MKFWCLSFRQPYAGFVLNGVKTLETRWRPLLSSHQHCTIAIHIAYRDWEDPVWKELLLERLGRNPAQMQALLQEGEKYGRGVIAGLVDVGETSPCPENLTPDEVVELENQAVLTNLKQKYLTALSNPRWLLEPIPWKGGKDIFQEHINQVRSELAPLWRSLHNICCSCNQSPGFRSRGLSS; from the exons ATGAAATTCTGGTGCCTCTCCTTCCGGCAGCCTTATGCAGGTTTTGTGTTAAATGGTGTCAAGACTCTGGAGACTCGTTGGCGTCCCTTGCTTAGCAGCCACCAGCACTGTACCATCGCCATCCACATTGCTTACAGGGACTGGGAAGACCCTGTCTGGAAGGAACTGCTgctggagaggctggggaggaaCCCCGCTCAGATGCAGGCCTTGCTTCAGGAAGGCGAGAAGTACGGCCGTGGAGTGATAGCTG GGCTCGTTGACGTTGGGGAGACTTCGCCGTGCCCGGAAAACTTAACTCCTGATGAGGTTGTGGAACTGGAAAATCAAGCTGTACTGACCAACCTGAAGCAGAAGTACCTGACTGCACTTTCAAACCCCAGGTGGTTACTGGAGCCCATACCCTGGAAAGGTGGAAAGGATATCTTCCAG gaACATATAAATCAGGTTCGATCTGAATTGGCCCCACTGTGGAGATCACTGCACAACATCTGCTGTTCATGTAATCAGAGTCCTGGGTTCCGAAGTAGGGGACTCTCCTCATGA